Proteins co-encoded in one Kozakia baliensis genomic window:
- a CDS encoding excinuclease ABC subunit UvrA, with product MSDAFVRVRGAREHNLKNVDVDIPRDQFVVFTGISGSGKSSLAFGTLYAEAQRRYLESVAPYARRLIDQAGVPEFGAITGLPPAVALQQQRGAPSARSSVGSVTTLSSMIRMLYSRVGAYPPGQPMLYAEDFSPNTVAGACPTCHGIGRIYDATEATMVPDDSLSIRDRAIAAWPPAWHGQNLRDILVSLGYDVDTPWRDLPRKDRDWILFTDEQPTVPVYPGLTPEQTRAARTRNAAPDYQGTFTGARRYVLETFANTKSALMKKRVSQFIIGGDCPTCHGKRLKPAALTVTFAGLDIATIGELSLLKLRDLLFAVANGEATPGDAAHAGDVLDANSRAAATADRVAAGGSAHKTAPDVRRTPHLSDEKRVAARRLAAEVLERLTPLIDLGLGYLSLNRSTPTLSSGELQRLRLATQVSSQLFGVVYVLDEPSAGLHPADGEALLSIIHRLKDTGNSVFVVEHNLDVIRQADWLIDVGPGAGEGGGTILHSGPPDDLRRVKASVTRQYLFPKTRPATRAPRKPDAWLRLQGVTRNNLRKLDIDLPLGCFTAVTGISGSGKSTFVSQALPDLIAAHLGSVPPPADEEGTDPLLDTEQAPTEGRIVAGFERIKRLVRVDQKPIGRTPRSNLATYTGLFDHVRKLFAETELARKRRYGAGRFSFNVAQGRCPVCEGEGSVMVELLFLPSVYAPCSACHGTRYNAETLEITWGGRTIADVLTLTVDDACTFFAGEASLTRSLGVLREIGLGYLRLGQPATELSGGEAQRIKLATELQRAQRGDTIYILDEPTSGLHPSDADRLMVHLHGLVDAGNTVVVVEHDMRCVATVDWVVDMGPGAGAEGGEVVAAGTPTEVARATTSVTARYLADALMNPLTP from the coding sequence ATGAGCGACGCCTTCGTTCGGGTGCGTGGCGCACGCGAGCATAATCTCAAGAACGTCGACGTGGATATCCCGCGCGATCAGTTCGTCGTCTTCACCGGCATATCGGGCTCGGGCAAGTCGTCGCTCGCATTCGGTACACTCTACGCCGAGGCGCAGCGCCGTTATCTCGAATCGGTCGCACCCTACGCTCGCCGACTGATTGATCAGGCTGGCGTGCCCGAATTCGGTGCCATCACCGGTCTGCCTCCAGCAGTCGCACTCCAGCAACAGCGCGGCGCTCCCAGCGCGCGTTCCTCGGTCGGCAGCGTCACGACACTTTCCAGTATGATTCGCATGCTCTACTCGCGCGTGGGTGCGTATCCGCCCGGCCAGCCAATGCTTTACGCGGAGGATTTCTCTCCCAATACAGTCGCGGGCGCTTGTCCGACGTGTCATGGGATCGGCCGCATCTACGATGCGACAGAAGCGACGATGGTTCCCGATGACAGCCTGAGCATTCGCGATCGTGCAATCGCGGCCTGGCCGCCGGCGTGGCATGGGCAGAACCTGCGCGATATCCTGGTCTCGCTCGGATATGACGTGGATACACCGTGGCGCGACCTGCCGCGCAAGGATCGAGACTGGATCCTTTTCACGGACGAGCAGCCTACCGTGCCCGTCTATCCCGGCCTGACGCCTGAACAAACACGTGCCGCTCGCACGCGAAATGCCGCGCCGGATTACCAGGGCACGTTTACCGGCGCTCGCCGGTATGTTCTTGAAACCTTCGCCAACACGAAGAGCGCGCTGATGAAGAAGCGCGTATCGCAGTTTATTATCGGCGGCGACTGCCCGACCTGTCATGGCAAGCGGTTGAAGCCTGCGGCCCTGACGGTGACCTTCGCCGGTCTGGATATTGCGACGATCGGGGAATTGTCGCTCCTGAAGTTGCGCGATCTTCTCTTCGCTGTCGCCAACGGTGAGGCGACGCCAGGCGATGCCGCCCATGCCGGCGATGTTCTCGATGCAAACAGTCGTGCAGCCGCAACAGCCGATCGCGTGGCGGCAGGTGGATCGGCGCACAAGACTGCGCCCGATGTTCGACGCACGCCGCATCTGTCGGATGAAAAGCGCGTCGCCGCGCGTCGTCTTGCTGCCGAGGTGCTGGAACGCCTGACACCGCTGATCGATCTGGGCCTTGGCTATCTCTCGCTCAATCGGAGCACGCCCACCCTGTCATCAGGTGAGCTGCAGCGGCTGCGCCTTGCGACGCAGGTGTCGTCCCAGCTTTTCGGGGTCGTGTATGTGCTCGACGAACCGTCAGCGGGACTACATCCCGCCGACGGCGAGGCGCTTTTGTCGATTATCCACCGCCTGAAGGACACGGGAAATTCGGTTTTCGTCGTCGAGCATAATCTGGACGTCATCCGTCAGGCGGACTGGCTGATCGACGTGGGGCCGGGTGCGGGCGAAGGCGGCGGCACAATTCTCCATAGTGGGCCGCCCGATGATCTGCGACGAGTAAAAGCTTCCGTCACCCGGCAATACCTGTTCCCCAAGACGCGCCCCGCGACACGCGCGCCCCGCAAACCGGACGCGTGGCTGCGGCTGCAGGGTGTAACGCGCAACAATCTACGCAAACTCGACATTGATCTGCCGCTCGGCTGTTTCACCGCCGTGACCGGGATCTCGGGATCGGGCAAATCCACCTTTGTCAGTCAAGCCCTGCCGGACCTCATTGCGGCCCATCTCGGCAGCGTCCCGCCGCCCGCAGACGAGGAAGGAACGGATCCGCTGCTCGATACAGAGCAGGCACCGACTGAAGGACGCATTGTCGCGGGGTTCGAGCGAATCAAGCGCCTCGTCCGGGTCGACCAGAAGCCGATCGGACGAACGCCCCGTTCCAATCTCGCGACCTATACCGGGCTGTTCGATCACGTCCGCAAGCTGTTCGCAGAAACGGAACTTGCGCGGAAACGCCGCTACGGCGCCGGACGGTTCTCGTTCAATGTTGCGCAGGGACGCTGCCCGGTCTGTGAGGGTGAGGGCTCCGTCATGGTCGAGCTGCTCTTCCTACCAAGTGTCTACGCACCGTGTTCCGCGTGTCACGGCACCCGATACAACGCCGAAACGCTGGAGATTACCTGGGGCGGTCGCACCATTGCCGACGTACTGACACTGACCGTGGACGACGCGTGCACATTTTTCGCAGGTGAGGCGTCCTTGACGCGCTCGCTCGGCGTCCTCCGTGAAATCGGGCTCGGCTATCTCCGGCTTGGCCAGCCTGCGACGGAGCTTTCCGGCGGCGAGGCTCAGCGCATCAAGCTCGCCACCGAACTACAGCGCGCCCAGCGGGGCGACACAATTTACATCCTCGACGAGCCGACCTCGGGCCTGCATCCGTCGGATGCCGATCGGCTGATGGTCCATCTCCATGGCCTCGTCGATGCAGGTAATACGGTTGTGGTGGTCGAGCACGACATGCGCTGCGTCGCGACGGTGGACTGGGTCGTGGACATGGGGCCCGGTGCCGGAGCCGAGGGCGGCGAGGTCGTTGCCGCCGGAACGCCAACTGAGGTCGCGCGGGCAACAACAAGCGTGACCGCGCGCTATCTGGCAGATGCTCTCATGAACCCGCTGACGCCATAA
- the hxlA gene encoding 3-hexulose-6-phosphate synthase encodes MKLQVAIDLPTTKDALALLEKVAQFVDIIEIGTPLAKAEGLSVLKAVKSAYPEKEVFADYKTMDAGELEATMAFKAGADSVGVLALANDATITGAVKAGREHGKRVVADLIGVPPQARLTRIAELRQLGVEHVELHAGLDEQAAPGYSVSALLETIAGSPLPFAVAGGINTSTIGIVKAAGAAIAVVGGGIYGADDPEQAAKALRAAITG; translated from the coding sequence ATGAAACTTCAGGTAGCAATCGACCTTCCGACGACGAAGGATGCCCTTGCGCTTCTCGAAAAAGTCGCCCAGTTCGTCGATATTATCGAGATCGGCACGCCGCTGGCGAAGGCAGAAGGGCTTTCGGTCCTCAAAGCGGTCAAGTCCGCCTATCCGGAGAAGGAGGTCTTCGCCGATTACAAGACGATGGATGCCGGCGAGCTGGAAGCCACCATGGCGTTCAAGGCTGGGGCAGACTCGGTGGGTGTACTGGCGCTCGCCAACGACGCGACGATCACCGGCGCGGTCAAGGCTGGGCGTGAGCACGGCAAGCGTGTCGTGGCGGATCTGATCGGCGTTCCGCCGCAGGCACGCCTGACCCGTATTGCGGAACTGCGCCAGCTCGGTGTCGAGCATGTCGAGCTCCATGCCGGGTTGGACGAGCAGGCGGCCCCTGGATACAGCGTGTCCGCGCTTCTGGAGACAATCGCCGGCAGCCCCCTGCCGTTCGCCGTTGCCGGGGGCATCAACACCTCGACGATCGGCATTGTGAAAGCAGCAGGCGCAGCCATCGCCGTCGTCGGTGGTGGTATTTATGGCGCCGATGACCCTGAACAAGCGGCTAAGGCACTTCGCGCCGCCATCACAGGGTAA
- the hxlB gene encoding 6-phospho-3-hexuloisomerase: MELKPPEPGGVSSAIHTISGEITGALRALDVSDCQSAAGLIVSARRLYFTGAGRSGIGMGMNAMRFMHLGLAVHLIGEPTAPAIGPGDVVVAPSGSGTTESVLSIVRKARSAGARIVALTTSEDSPLSALADVSIIVAAAGKQNPDAATTVQYAGSLFEQTVVLTLDSLFHAIWQANEIVTNVLWARHANWE; the protein is encoded by the coding sequence ATGGAACTCAAACCTCCAGAACCCGGTGGCGTCTCGTCAGCGATCCACACGATCTCCGGCGAGATTACAGGAGCCTTGCGCGCTCTGGACGTATCGGACTGCCAATCTGCCGCCGGTCTGATCGTCTCTGCAAGGCGATTGTATTTTACAGGAGCCGGGCGCAGCGGGATCGGAATGGGCATGAACGCGATGCGATTCATGCACCTGGGGCTTGCCGTCCATCTGATCGGCGAACCCACCGCACCCGCAATCGGTCCGGGCGATGTTGTGGTCGCCCCGTCCGGTTCCGGGACGACGGAAAGCGTCCTGTCCATAGTCCGGAAAGCCAGGTCGGCAGGGGCGCGGATCGTGGCCCTGACGACAAGCGAGGACAGCCCGCTCTCGGCACTGGCCGATGTCTCGATCATCGTGGCCGCCGCAGGAAAGCAGAATCCTGATGCGGCAACGACAGTGCAGTACGCCGGCTCTCTCTTCGAGCAGACGGTCGTCCTGACGCTCGACAGCCTGTTTCACGCAATCTGGCAGGCCAACGAAATCGTAACGAACGTGCTGTGGGCACGTCATGCAAACTGGGAATAG
- a CDS encoding LysR family transcriptional regulator: MGIDHINLANLDLNLLVAFDALLEMKNVTLAGKLMGIGQSAMSHNLARLRVIFGDELLTRRAGGMQRTPRAEALRLPVREALLGVQTLLGREATFDPATADRLFRIAMPDSVEMLVMPRLLADIRRSAPGIRLRIYNIDPEDVLHALDEDRIDLGIGIGPFGNAQTHHRRRLLMSDDYVTLFNPALTELKSPLSLPDFLKFPHLLTSLRSGEHGVVDRALSEIGLSRTIAVTTPRFMSVAPLVASAPVLATMHHGPGQMLADIFGLTTSPPPVVLSNVSIEMLWHASYGDDQAHRWLRMTLLDIARPTESDAVGRAN, translated from the coding sequence ATGGGTATTGATCACATTAATCTGGCGAATCTCGATCTCAATCTTCTGGTTGCGTTCGACGCACTGTTGGAGATGAAAAACGTTACCCTCGCAGGCAAGCTCATGGGCATCGGACAGTCAGCCATGAGTCACAATCTCGCGCGGCTGCGCGTCATATTCGGGGATGAGTTGCTGACCCGCCGTGCAGGAGGAATGCAAAGAACACCACGCGCCGAAGCTCTCAGGCTTCCGGTGCGCGAGGCATTGCTCGGCGTGCAGACGTTGCTTGGACGTGAGGCGACTTTCGACCCTGCAACGGCTGATCGACTGTTTCGGATCGCCATGCCCGACAGCGTCGAGATGCTGGTCATGCCGCGTCTTCTCGCAGATATCAGGCGATCGGCACCGGGGATTCGTCTACGTATCTACAATATCGACCCAGAGGATGTTCTGCACGCACTCGATGAGGACAGGATCGACCTCGGCATCGGTATCGGGCCGTTCGGCAACGCCCAGACCCATCACCGGAGACGTCTCTTGATGTCGGATGATTATGTGACGCTCTTCAACCCGGCTCTGACGGAACTGAAGTCACCGCTTTCTCTTCCGGACTTCCTGAAATTTCCCCATTTGCTCACCAGTTTGCGGTCAGGCGAGCATGGCGTTGTGGACAGGGCGCTTTCGGAAATCGGCCTGAGCCGGACAATAGCCGTCACGACGCCGCGTTTCATGAGCGTGGCTCCGCTGGTAGCGAGTGCCCCCGTTCTGGCAACGATGCACCATGGGCCAGGACAGATGCTTGCGGATATTTTCGGACTGACGACGAGTCCGCCGCCGGTAGTACTGTCAAATGTCAGTATCGAAATGCTCTGGCACGCGTCCTACGGTGATGATCAAGCCCACCGTTGGTTACGCATGACGTTGCTGGACATTGCGCGGCCGACTGAGTCAGATGCTGTTGGGCGTGCTAACTGA
- a CDS encoding GIY-YIG nuclease family protein: MIRPTLDVIFSEPDEFGLLDLKQRTGRGVKLAEDTGVAVLLDVTRFVERTGHLPDEDASDHDEMRLAMTWGAVKVSPTDAMRAADQLGLLEKVPTEPPRSWKEEPVDEAVPQSLDDIFADEDLGIDASLIAFEHTTPSIERIVPDHRADFVPCRDFERFRERFEAVQHGLETGERKARPLRKRVVIEPIEGDFFIRNGLLAMIAEKSEMTARGGSRDHRLRVIFSNGTESDPLMSSFRKSLTEDKTARTVQRVGLGPVDIEWENDQLELSGTIYVARSHSEDPAIREKRLILHKIGVTSQDVARRVADARNDPTFLLAPVEIVATYSLKNLSRHKVEDLLHRFFMAARPAELFIVDRFGKKVSPKEWFYVLPEHVGQAAKLIEEGKLHLFRYDAVTQQIVKI; this comes from the coding sequence ATGATCCGGCCAACTCTGGATGTTATTTTCAGCGAGCCTGATGAATTCGGTCTGCTGGATCTGAAACAACGCACGGGCCGGGGCGTAAAGCTTGCCGAGGACACGGGCGTTGCCGTGCTATTGGATGTTACCCGTTTTGTTGAGCGAACCGGGCATCTGCCTGACGAGGATGCGTCCGATCATGACGAAATGAGGCTGGCCATGACCTGGGGGGCCGTAAAAGTCTCCCCGACTGATGCCATGCGGGCGGCGGATCAACTGGGCCTTCTTGAGAAGGTGCCGACGGAGCCGCCGCGCTCTTGGAAGGAGGAGCCTGTCGATGAGGCTGTTCCGCAGAGCCTTGATGACATTTTTGCGGATGAAGACTTGGGTATTGATGCTTCCCTGATTGCGTTTGAACACACCACACCATCGATTGAACGGATTGTGCCCGATCACCGTGCCGATTTTGTGCCGTGCCGAGATTTTGAGCGGTTCCGTGAGCGGTTCGAGGCAGTGCAGCATGGACTGGAAACGGGGGAGCGTAAGGCAAGACCTCTGCGAAAAAGGGTGGTGATCGAGCCGATTGAGGGGGATTTCTTCATCCGCAACGGTCTGCTCGCCATGATTGCCGAAAAGTCGGAGATGACGGCTCGGGGCGGTTCGCGCGATCATCGCCTGCGGGTTATTTTCTCGAACGGGACCGAGAGCGACCCGTTGATGTCGTCCTTTCGGAAATCCCTTACTGAAGACAAGACCGCCCGTACGGTGCAGAGGGTGGGTCTCGGTCCAGTCGATATAGAGTGGGAGAATGACCAGCTTGAACTCTCTGGCACGATCTATGTTGCCCGTTCACACTCCGAGGATCCTGCAATCCGGGAGAAGCGCCTGATCCTACACAAGATTGGTGTCACCAGTCAGGACGTTGCCCGCCGGGTGGCGGATGCCCGAAATGACCCAACCTTCCTGCTTGCACCGGTAGAGATTGTGGCGACCTACAGCCTGAAAAACCTGTCTCGCCATAAGGTTGAGGATCTGTTGCATCGTTTTTTTATGGCGGCGCGGCCAGCCGAACTGTTCATCGTCGACCGGTTTGGTAAGAAGGTATCACCGAAAGAGTGGTTTTATGTTCTTCCCGAACATGTGGGGCAGGCAGCCAAGCTGATCGAAGAGGGAAAACTCCACCTTTTCCGTTACGATGCTGTGACGCAGCAAATAGTAAAAATTTGA
- a CDS encoding DEAD/DEAH box helicase, producing MAEMLNVTYGTSTAKTNALGQRPMQARTFEARAAQFLLLKAPPAAGKSRALMFVALDKLRHQGLEKTIVCVPETSIGGSFRSTDLTSYGFEADWEVEPRWNLCLTGDDASREKVKAFQAFLQSNARVLVCTHATFRFGVDAVMEGDGIAAFDRCFIAIDEFHHVSASDNNRLGVILRNLITRGECHIMAMTGSYFRGDSDPVLREEDEDRFTKITYSYYEQLESYAFLKALGINYEFYKGNYINGLEGVLSPDQKTIIHIPHRGSSEAFDDKFNEVGRILDFLGKHEGREPETGFDLVRTPGGRLLKIADLVDDGPGRDIVKSALSREIRGADGKRDDAADRAKVDIIIALGMAKEGFDWVWCEHALTIGYRSSLTEIVQIIGRATRDAPGKQRALFTNLVAEPGVETSVVTDAVNDMLKAISGSLLMEQVLAPNLKFYRREDGDVRAPMGTDAEGNITIGIKGLMEPPTDRARTICEKDMNDLMATAYQEMDRRVLLPDTAPEVATQMVLTNIIERRYETLDTEETESVRQHLAAHMNVLTLARREAEQGFAEAQSVFGASALADAKTGETKHDSVAAEDEEPGMAPNTLLAMVKKFINVRDIDIELIDSVNVFQERFEVASKSLNAEILAHVQSAMVALRINMSGDEARTLWPRIKAFRAQEGREPNVHSANALERRMAEALAWLKTEKARRLLEAAQP from the coding sequence ATGGCAGAGATGCTCAACGTCACTTATGGCACCTCCACGGCCAAGACGAACGCTTTGGGGCAGCGCCCGATGCAGGCCCGTACCTTTGAAGCCAGGGCCGCGCAGTTTCTGCTCCTAAAAGCGCCGCCCGCAGCGGGCAAGAGTCGCGCGTTGATGTTCGTGGCCCTAGACAAGCTGCGCCATCAGGGGCTGGAGAAGACGATTGTCTGCGTGCCGGAAACCTCGATCGGCGGGTCGTTCCGCTCAACCGACCTGACCAGCTATGGGTTCGAGGCTGATTGGGAGGTCGAGCCACGCTGGAATCTCTGCCTGACGGGGGATGATGCAAGCAGGGAGAAGGTCAAGGCTTTTCAGGCTTTCCTGCAGAGTAATGCCCGGGTTCTGGTCTGCACCCATGCCACGTTCCGTTTCGGAGTGGATGCCGTCATGGAGGGCGACGGGATTGCTGCCTTTGACCGGTGCTTTATCGCGATTGATGAATTCCACCATGTTTCGGCGTCGGACAATAACCGTCTGGGCGTGATCCTGCGGAACCTGATCACCCGCGGCGAATGCCACATCATGGCAATGACGGGCAGCTACTTCCGCGGTGACTCCGACCCCGTGCTGCGGGAAGAGGACGAGGACCGCTTCACCAAAATCACCTATAGCTATTACGAGCAACTGGAGAGTTATGCTTTCCTCAAAGCGCTCGGCATCAATTATGAGTTTTACAAGGGAAACTACATTAACGGCCTTGAGGGCGTCTTGTCCCCCGATCAGAAGACGATCATTCATATTCCCCATCGTGGGTCGTCTGAAGCGTTTGATGACAAGTTCAACGAGGTTGGCCGCATTCTGGACTTCCTTGGCAAGCATGAAGGACGGGAGCCCGAAACAGGCTTCGACCTTGTGCGGACGCCGGGCGGTCGCCTTCTGAAGATCGCCGATCTGGTAGATGACGGCCCAGGCCGGGATATCGTGAAATCTGCCCTGTCGCGCGAAATCAGGGGGGCGGACGGCAAGCGTGATGATGCGGCAGACCGGGCAAAGGTCGATATCATCATCGCCCTCGGTATGGCGAAGGAAGGGTTCGACTGGGTCTGGTGCGAACATGCGTTGACCATCGGCTATCGCTCGTCACTGACCGAGATCGTGCAGATTATTGGGCGGGCGACGCGTGATGCTCCGGGCAAACAAAGGGCGCTGTTCACCAACCTCGTGGCCGAGCCAGGGGTCGAGACCAGCGTGGTAACGGACGCCGTGAACGACATGCTGAAAGCCATCTCGGGTTCACTGCTGATGGAGCAGGTTCTGGCGCCGAACCTGAAGTTCTATCGTCGGGAGGATGGGGACGTCCGTGCCCCGATGGGAACGGATGCGGAAGGCAATATTACCATCGGCATCAAGGGGCTGATGGAACCGCCGACGGACCGCGCGCGCACCATCTGTGAGAAGGACATGAACGACCTGATGGCGACCGCCTATCAGGAAATGGACCGCCGTGTGCTGTTACCGGATACCGCCCCAGAGGTCGCTACCCAGATGGTTCTGACGAATATTATCGAGCGGCGTTACGAGACCTTGGATACGGAGGAGACGGAATCCGTCCGCCAGCATCTGGCGGCTCATATGAATGTCCTGACACTGGCACGGCGGGAGGCCGAACAGGGTTTTGCCGAGGCGCAATCGGTGTTTGGCGCTTCTGCCCTGGCTGATGCCAAAACCGGAGAAACGAAACACGATTCGGTGGCGGCAGAAGACGAGGAGCCGGGCATGGCTCCGAACACATTGCTGGCCATGGTGAAGAAGTTCATCAACGTGCGGGACATCGATATCGAGTTGATCGACAGCGTAAACGTGTTCCAAGAGCGCTTCGAGGTTGCGTCCAAATCCCTGAACGCCGAGATCCTTGCGCATGTGCAGTCTGCCATGGTGGCTTTGCGGATTAACATGAGCGGTGATGAAGCCCGCACGCTTTGGCCGCGCATCAAGGCGTTTCGGGCACAGGAAGGGCGGGAGCCCAATGTGCATTCGGCCAACGCACTGGAGCGGCGGATGGCGGAAGCGCTGGCTTGGCTGAAGACCGAGAAGGCCCGGCGACTGCTTGAGGCGGCACAACCATGA